The DNA window CCATTGAATATCTAAGAAATAGTTTGGATAATTTCCTCGCATGTGCGATATTTtgcttttatattttcaattgatcatttcttttcaatcatattttcaaaagtttcttttcttttctctttttcttaatCTTACATCTATAGATTTTTGTTATGTCGATGATTATGCGGAAAAGAATGCTCCCTGGTTCTGCAGTCTTTGCGTCCATGCAGGGGCCaatgaggggggggggtgcaCATAGTTATAAATAGGAGATACGTTTTTTGTATTTTACAGGGGTTGGGGTATCATTTCCTCGCCTTCTGTATTTGGATTCAGGGTCACGTGACTAGGGAGTGTACATTTCCCCATAATCACCTATGATGttgtcattttcatttttttcaaaaggtGGTTAACAATAATTCATTTCAGTCTAAAGCAATTTATGTctacccaaaataataataataataataataataataataataataataataataataataataataataataataataataataaataataataataataataataataataataataataataataataataataataataataataataataataataataataataataataataataataataataataataataataataataataataataataataataataataataataataataataataataataataataataataatggcaAGGCACATCTTGTAAGCTACGAAAGCTGACATGTGTGGTTTCCGTATCCTCCATCAACCGGATATCTCTCATTCATACCTTCCCTTGTTTTGggtgaaaatttcaaattttaatcagTACCACCAAAAACTGACATgattatatattctttttttaatttgagcAAAAGATCGTTTCCTAATCGCATGGCTCCTGCACCAATGAGATTGTGCTCTAGGGCAACAACATGtatgggatttttatttcataaaatgCAGGGTGGAAATTTCATTTGCTTCTATGTCTGTGTGTAAGGGCTATACGACgtaatagcctttttttttttctttctttctgttctAACTTTTTTTAGGAAAGAAACAATCCgtactcttctctctctctttttggtaGGGGAGGGTTTATtaaactttctttctttctttctttctttctttctttctttctttctgttttttaattctttttatttttcttctttccaaaaCCAATGAAGACATAGTTCTAGTAATCGGATAGGTCAAAATcataattaaggaaacaattCATTGTCACCAAAAgttatgaattttttatttttttttttaccttgtcTTATTCTCAGTTATTTAATGcatggataaaaaaataatttttaagaagTTAAAAGACATTTAATACGTAATGTAAACTAAAAGGATTTACCAAAAATGTGTTATATTAATAAGACAAGTAAAACTAGAATAAGATTTTTCTATtaagtaaatataaaaaaagatgctcatcaaGAATTATAATATAGTAGATTAAACAAATTAGGAACTAGGTCAACCGAGCCCGACTCATCCTGGTCCGAAATTTAACccttaatttttatattaaaatttatgGTTCATATtcgtatttcattttttttatataattttttaatatataaaatataaatagcaaaaacaaatcaatcaaggttaatccaactaTTACAGAAGCCAGGGTCAACTCAACCTACCTCAGCCCAACCCTGCCTTGACAGGGTCAAATAAGgtcaggttgggttggtatgaacccagCAGGGTTGGGCCTGAACATGAACTCAACAAGGTTGGATTGGGCTtggattgaattttgaggacctaggatTGGATTAGggttaagaaacccggcccaacccgactCTATTTCACCCCTAATTCTCATACTTACACACTCAAACTTATGAATAACCCCAAAAGGACGAGAAAGAAAAACACACACATAACATGAGTAACAGTCATACCTTGATACAAAGCTCATAGTGTATTCAGTCTGGGTCATGAAATTTTGATTCTATAGGAAATTTTTCCTCCATTGATCAATTTTCACATCTCATATGGTCATCAAAACTAAAACTTCAAAGCTAACAATAACACCAAGGAAGCACAATTCAAGCGGAATTGTTAAACTTTGATTATGAAATTATTAATTTTCATTTGAAAATCTCATGCCGATTAATTCTTTTGTAATATGctttgaatttaaaaaagaacCCAGATGCTAAAATCCTGAAAAAAGGTGGTAATTAGCGACCAAGGCTCAAATGATCAAGCAGTTCTACTTGTGCTGGTCCACTTTTTCACTTTCATTATTGGGTTTGAAGCAGAAGAATTAGTTGCAGGAGAAAGAAACGCACCCACCAAAACTGGTCGCTTGTGTTGTATTATGTAGCCTATGCGGAAAGGCAAAAACATTGTATCGTTTTATAGCTTTTCCTGAGTGATTATTCTCTGCACTGAGTGCggtggtgcagtgagcatcggatgactAAGAGCATCCAAGCAAGCGTCCCGAGGTCCTCttggccatccgatgctcactacaccaccgcactcactgcagaggatgtttttaCGGTTTTCCCTCCAATAACTAtactatttttatatatatattattttggaGTTGGTTTAGTTGAATCAGATTCTGACTTTTTTGAacaatttggattggaattttCATAACCCTGAGAGCTAGTCGGAGATTAATCGAAGGAGCGTTGTCGATCACCATGCAACTACAGAGCATCATGTCAAGCAACTAAGAGAGCAGAGAAACCCTAAGCACCCAAATATGGTTTTCATCGTTCTATTTGGGGCGCACCAGTTGACCCTTCTTTAAGGGTAGTTTGGACATTTAGTAAAAATATTAACCCCATGGCATCAACATTTAACTATTTTTAACCAATGAAATAgatttatatgtaattttctttttttttaaatgtgggATTACACCAATTTAGATATCAAATTTTAGAGATAGtacatgaaaattttctaaCAAATTAACATTAGGGCTTTTGACTGTTATCTTCTACCATGTACTTTACACACACttatgaaaaataatttaaaaatgactTGTCATTATTAAAAACTGCTCATAACACattcatgaaaaataataagatttaccttatttggaaaaaattgcATTACTctaggagaaaaataaaaacagaaattatgatttcctttttatccttttaactGAAATTATGATTTCAACAACCTTAATTATAACAAGGGAAGAGGAGGTTTAAGTATGCCGCCGGTTTTCCTGGCGGCTCTATTTGGAACACGCTAGCTATATCGCCGATCGACTAATAACTGTTACAACTTACGATCCATAGCTGTGCGTCTCACGACTCTCACCTCCAAAACCATATAAGTACTCACGCTTTCCAATATCCATTTTATAACATAAGGAGCTCAAgcttcaatctctctctttctcctcttcctttgCCTCTCTGGGTCTGtgtcgctctctctctcttccctctatGGTTTCTCCTCCAAGGGCAGGGCGAGGTGAGCTGCAAACGAATCTGTGAATCCACCAAGGTTAGATGATTTTTTGCCTCCCCATCTATCTGGGTTTtgttttatattcatttttctttagtttGTTTCTTAGAACTTGGAAATTTTACAACGCATGGTGATCTGTTCTAGACATTTGATTGTGATCTGTTTTTGCGATGTTTCCTAGACTGGGTtttagagaaagagaagatgagGGATCGATTAGAAGCTCACATTCTCTTTTGCTGTTCTgttaatttcttttgttttactattttatttcgAATTTGCAGGGTCTTTGGGTTGTTCGCTGCGTTGCATTTCGGGTTTTCTTCTCCATCGGTTTGGGTTGTCAGTCAGCAGAACTTCGTTGCAGAGATCTTCTGGGGAAAACCCATTATCGGTTTCACGAATCTGTGAGTTAGGGAGGGTTGATTTGAAGAGATTTCTTTTCACTATCAACCCGATTTCTTAAATAATACCATAAGGATCTTATGTTTCAATTTCGTTTTATATAGATTTCTGTACAAGTAGAAAGACTACCCCCGCCTTTGATCCCCAAAAACTTTGTTTCCTAAATTGTGGTTCCTTTAGATCTCCAACAAAATGACTGAACCAACATCACAGACACCTTTGATGACACCATCGTCTTCTCGAAAGCTTCCTGATTTCAAAAAATCCATAAAACTGAAGTATGTAAAGCTTGGGTACCATTACCTCATCACCCATGGAATGTTCCTCTTTCTATCCCCTCTTGTGGTCCTCATCGCAGCCCAGCTCTCCACATTCTCAATGCAAGACATCCTTGATATCTGGGACCATCTTCGATTCAACCTTGTTTCTGTGATCCTCTGCTCTACCCTGCTTGTTTTCCTCTCTACTCTCTACTTCCTCACCCGACCTCGACCGGTCTACCTTGTGAATTTCTCTTGTTACAAGCCAGAAGATGCTCGGAAATGCACAAGGCAGCTCTTTATGGAGCAAACAATGTCAACGGGAACGTTTACTCAGGAGAACCTTGAGTTCCAACGTAAGATCCTTGAAAGATCAGGTCTTGGCCAATCAACTTATCTCCCTGAGGCTGTTCTCAGAAATCCCCCGAACCCATCCATGACTTTGGCTAGAAAAGAAGCGGAGGCTGTGATGTTTGGTGCCCTGGATCAGCTCTTAGAAAAGACTAAACTGAAGCCGAAAGACATTGGTATCTTGATTGTCAATTGTAGCTTATTCAATCCAACTCCTTCTCTGTCTGCAATGGTGATCAACCATTACAAGCTCAGAGGGAACATAATTAGCTACAATCTTGGTGGGATGGGTTGCAGTGCTGGTTTGATATCCATTGACCTTGCAAAAGATCTTCTTCAAGTCCACCCCAATTCGTATGCTTTGGTAATCAGCATGGAGAACATCACATTAAACTGGTACGTCGGGAATGACCGATCTATGCTTGTTTCGAATTGCTTGTTCCGAATGGGAGGGGCTGCAATCTTGCTCTCAAACAAGAGATCCGACCGAAGAAGATCCAAATACCAATTGGTCAATACAGTCCGTACCCACAAAGGTGCCGATGATAAGTGTTTCTCTTGTGTTACCCAGGAAGAGGATTCGACCGGGAGAGTTGGAGTCTCTCTGTCAAAGGATCTCATGGCAGTTGCAGGGGATGCTCTGAAGACCAACATCACCACACTAGGCCCTCTTGTTCTGCCAATGTCTGAacagtttcttttctttggtaCATTGGTTGGGAGGAAGCTCCTCAAGATGAAGATCAAGCCCTACATCCCAGACTTCAAATTGGCCTTCGAGCATTTCTGCATCCATGCAGGAGGAAGAGCTGTATTGGATGAACTGGAGAAGAACTTGCAGCTCACTGACTGGCATATGGAGCCATCTAGGATGACTCTATACCGATTTGGTAACACCTCTAGcagctctctttggtatgaatTAGCCTATTCAGAGGCCAAGGGTAGGATGAAGAGGGGTGATAGAACATGGCAGATAGCCTTCGGTTCTGGGTTCAAGTGTAACAGTGCAGTCTGGAAGGCTCTGAGGACAATAAACCCAGCAAAGGAGAAGAACCCATGGATGGATGAGATAGATCAGTTTCCTGTGATTGTTCCGAAGGTTGCCCATGTGTAGAATGCAAATTGGTTGTTCCCCAGTCAATTTGTTGTGGTACTGTTGTGGTGGGTGCTTGGATGTTTCAGTGATgaattcctttttcttctttttaatctcttcttttggtTGTGTACTACTTAGTTAGCTTCAGTTGTAGATGAAGAGAAGTTAATTCAGTTGAGTTTGGCAGGTAAATTTGGATATCATTTTAGAGCTATAATGGGGACATTAGGATTGGGAATGGTTAGAATGTAGCCAACTTTGTATGAGACTATGAGGGCTTTCAAGTTAAGGatcaaattgaatcaaaacAGGGTTGGGTATTGAACTGATTCCAAATTTCCTCAAACCTGGAGTGATTGGGATGGTTCATAAGAACTTTCATGCTAACAAACTCATTCCTACCATGTatcctttccttttccttggTTTTGATGGTCCAAACTACAAAATGAAAGGTCCCTTGAAAAATCTAATTTGGTCCCATCTGTTGCTTTACATCTATCAATGTCACTATCTGATCAAAGACTTCGTTTTACAATGTCACCATCTAGGAATGTTTAATGGAGCTGGGTCAAATTTATGTAGCACTTTGTTTCTAAATGTACAGAGTTATGGGAGTTATTGCATTCACAATTCAAATGAGCCTGTGTTGCTTGTGCCTCTCCATTCTCTCTCAAGGTTTAAGCTTGTTCTCattcctctctctttcccttctacAGTGTCTAGAGTCTATAGTGAATGCTGAGGAAGGCTGTCCGTATGGGTCCAAATTATCTCTGTTCATCACATAATATTGAATGACTTGAAAAGGTCCAACTTCCAACCTCACTCAGTGGTAACTCAGTTACCACTGGCAATGCAAATAAATGCTCATTATGAGAGGGACCAGACTTCGACGCGTCCATGGGATAGGAATGGCCACTGTTTGACGGTCTCTACTGTTTGCCACTTGACAGAACCTAAATAGAATCTAAACCGACACGTAACTAAAGTAAAGACACGGAGGAACAACTCAATGTCTCAGCTCCACGTTGATGTGACCGTAAAAGATGGGATTCTTGTCGTATCGACAAATTCATTTCTCTATTAAAAGAATTCGAAAGTATCGTTTCATCAGATCATCAAATGATTCTGATTGTCAATTGTGTTGGGTACCcaggagaaggaaagaaaaaaaatataatttttgtattttttttctttttggataaagaatttttctttatacTTAGTATGTTTTTGCCCATGAGAAGATTACTCTTTTTATATTTAAGATTTATCttgaaaattgtgaaatttttttttgctctcttaaaatttttttaccaaaaatacaataaaacataagaaaatatgaaaacataataagacaagaaataaatgattacacaatgatttcctatggtTGTGTTTAGTAgccaaggaaagaaaagaaaaaagtacattttttgtactttttcctttggattaagaatttttctttgcacttggtatgtatTTACCCaagaaaagattcttttttcaaattcaaaattcctcttaagaattgtgaaattttcttttactccctcaaaaattttcttgccaaaaacacaagaaaatatgaaaaaatatgaaaatataataaaaaaaaatgaatgattacacaatgatttcctatgtgtctttctctctcttaaaattcaaaataaatttttttattttcttttcttttcttctcttggtaactaaacatacatactcttttttattttctcatcatttcttcttttttcttttgttctcttttctagatttttttttcttttcttttcttctcttggctaccaaacacagtcttaatggaaaaaaaaaaacgctatCTGATAGTGGCCTTTGCATTAGTGTGACCAAGTGAAGTATATGGATTGGGAAAATTATGGATTCAGAATGGGCCGCCCAATTTAGTGCCCAATCATTCATCTATAGCCCAAAGATTAGGAGGGATAAGGCTGATTCCGATATCATCTATAGCCCAAAGATTAGGAGGGATAAGGCTGATTCCGATATCACCTATAGCCCAAAGATTAGAAGTTTGATTATTGTGAACCTTGGTGGCTTGAAAAACCATAATTCAATGCTCATTTTATCGAAGGTTATTTCAAAGAAGAGATTTTGTTTGATGTTCTACACTTTGAATGCTTTTGACATGACAATCTTTGTGATGGAGGAGACTGTTAGGAAAACATCTTATTACAATTTTATAATTTAGGCTGTGTTGGTAgccaagaggagaaaagaagaaaaaaaaacgttttgtacttttttccttaggttaagaatttttctttgcacttggtatgtcttcacccaagagaagattcccctttttaaattcaaaattccccttagaaattgtgaaattttcttttgttcctccaaaaaatttcttactaaaaacacaagaaaacatgaaaaaatatgaaaacataataagacaaaaaatgaatgattacaatgattacacaataatttcctatgtgtctatctctcttaaaattcaatttttttttgaatttttttcttttcgtttttttttcttctcttggtaaccaaacatacatactcttttaactttctcaccatttcttccattttcgtctcttctcttttcttttcttttgtagattcttttttcttttcttttcttttcttctctcggctaccaaacatagcctatgtGTCATCTCTCTCTtacaattcaaatttttttgaattttttctttcttttcttttcttctctctgtaaccaaacatacattctctttttattttctcaccatttcttctcttttcttttcttttcttttcttttcttttcttttttcttttcttttcttctattgtctaccaaacatagcctaagggaTTGACCCTTCATTATGGATGTGGGGAaattaaggcaccgtttgataacgttttttctatttctatgtTTAGAAATATCGGAAACGGTTTTTCatgttttcaaaaacaaaaatggattttttggtgtttgataaatctatttctcgaaacgttttttgcagatataatgccactaaaaaactcaataatatcatcggatgtccaaaagggagagagggttcggttgtttctttttagatttaaatagttgagagatttatcgggcacaacaacctttttttttctctcaaattcgtttctagaaacgacgaaacaaacggacttgtttcgtcaaagtcgtttctagaattgtaaataagcataaattttgatttatgtttctagaaacgggtgaaatggaacaactttatcaaatgctttttaggttgtttctccgtttctaggaacaagtAAACGCAGAAACGGTATAAATGGAGCAttgtcaaacagtgcctaaGTTAATGTCTATTTTGGGAGAGAGTTTTCTTAAAAGGCCAATTAGCCCCTGCACCCGCATATTGGAATAGAAGTATCATTATGGGTGGGATTTTTGCTTTTTATAAGGGATCGAAATCCTTTGCGGGGAAGAGAATTGGCGGATACTAGCGGAGATCATCTCGGATGTCAACACATGTCCTCTGACTCGTGGACAGTCAAATTATGGTTCCGACTAGGGAAGTGGTAAGATCCATTCGAACCTAAAATTCTTGGAAAACCGATCGAGAGAAACCTAGGTTTTGCAAAGGGAAAATTACCtaattacccacttttgggtttcactttacTAAATTACCCAACTTGTGTTTCAATTAACAACAATCTCCAAActcaagtttgggtttacaaaaatacccaaaatagtgatccTCCATcgattatgtttttttttttgttaccattttacccctgaCTTCTTGCACTCCGATCACCTTCCCTGCAACCCTCGCCCTCCCCTGCCCTCCGCCATACGTCACAGTCGTTTTTTCCCTCCCTTCGTGATAGTGGCTGCTAGCTGGGGATGGTTGCCAGTGTTGGGTGTGACTGTGGCCTTGTGATCggagtgaattttttttttttttttaattagccAAGTCCCCCATTAAGGGCTTTCAAAAATTGACAGGCAAGTCCACCGAAGTAAGGCGGAACTCGCTTCCCTCTCAAAGTGTGTTCACCTTGGTAGGTGTCGGCACGACCCGTCGTCTCTTAGCAATCGTTGACGAGTCACCTTACACGCCCAACAAAAtgggtttcttgaggtttttACTTTTGTGGGTGTCagggttttcattttcttccattgaaagagaagaagataggtGAAACTTGAAAGGGTTGTGGAGCAAGAGATCTGCAGAGCATATGAAATCAAACGGGAAAAATAGAGTAAGCAGAACTGCACTCATTGATGGATCAATCAGAAACAATAGGTATAAGGGAAATTTATATATTCAACTAATCTTCACTAATCATGCATATATAGCTTTGTAGAATGTTAGAGAATCTCAATTAAGAAAATTTGAAAGAACTTGCTCTGTTACAAAGGCGAAAGCCGTGGCTTCTACTACTGCTACAAAAACTAAGCGTAAGGTTTTGTTAAGAGATGTCAAGAGGGAAAAACCTGCAAGCCACCAAAAgcctatcaaaaaagaaaaaggatgttagggtttttggtttgttGACTTGATTCGTCATGGATTTGATCAAAAAAGTTGTTCATGGGAGGAATTTCTTGGGAAACCAGTGGATttgataatttaaaaaaaaaaaaattgttagttTCCGCTTTATTGTTGTCTAATCAAAGTAAACATTGTGATAGGAGAAGGGAAAATTGTTAGTTCATGCTTTATTGTTGTCCGATCAGAGTAAACATTGTTATAGGAGAAGGTAGGGTGCAAAAAGTCagtggtaaaatggtaaaaaaaaaaaaacataattgagGGAGAATCGTTGTTCTGGGGATACTTGTAAACTCGAACTTGATTTTGGAGTTAACTGAAACACAAATTGGATAATTTAGTCAAGTGAAACCCAAAactgggtaatcaagtaattttcccttttgcaaaatcatccccccccccttcttcttctccctctttcctcccttcAAATCGCGAAGACATAGCAGATCAATGGAAGTCCctgctcttcttcctctctctctcatttgaaCGAAGATTGTAGTTCGATCGAAGTTCCTGCTCTTCTTTTGCCATCTTTGCAACAGCCAACCAAAATGGTTTAGTACAACACCACCCGAACTGAAAAAACCCTAGGATTCAATTCGTTTTGCCCCCTGTTCCACTTCTCCCCCCTTCGGTCCTTCCACTTTGTGGGTCGTTTAATCACTGCATGGCAGACATTACAACCCTCCAGTTTCTGCTCTGGGGTTTATATTTCATGTTTTTAAGAGAAAAACTACACCAATGCAACAAATATATGGTGGAAGAAGACTTGCCATCACAGAAATTACCTACTCGGAAGATAACCAGCAGTAGCAATGCCTTAAAATGGTGTAAGACAAATGGGAACTGGCTACGGCGTCATCTCTGGCAGCCTATCTTGAGCTCTTGATCGATTGTGAATGTGGCCTTGTGGGTTTCGACCTGTATAATTAGGTGGAGTAGCAGTAGACTTCTCCAATTACAGGGTGAGACCGATTGAAGTCCTTGTTCTTTTCCCACTTTTCAATCGATTTTCCAAGGGATCTTACCCACTTTCCTAGCCGAAACCACGATCTGACCATCCACATGTCAACATCCGAGGTGATTTTCCAACCTTTTAGGCTACTTTCCCCCTTCGTTTTTTAACACTTATTTTTGGCTTGAGTAAATGAATAAGATCATGATTCAAGTAATCCGCAACAGAACTAGTTTtccattgattttgattcaactCAGCTGGAATCTGTTAAGGGTTAGAATTATTTTGAGCCCTAGAACTTTATAAAGGAAGAAGCAAAGATTAAATATCTCAAATTTTTATTGTTTGGCATTTTCAATAAACTTGAGTTTTTGTTCCAAGAGataagtttcattgattttatGCTAATTTACTACCTAAAACGGCACCTAGTAGTTGGCACTTGACATTGCATATATGAGCTGTTGGGATCAAATCCCATTAGTAGAGAAAGAATGATTTCTATTATAGTGAAGTAAGACCAAGGTTGCAAATCTGGGAAGGAGGGAGGTCTTGGTCTTCAAAGATTACGCAATGTGAATAAAGCTCTTTTATGCAAGTTGGTGTGGCAAATCGGACATGTGAATTCAGCTATGAGTAGATTCTTTAATTCTAGATCTGTGAGCCCTAGGGAGCTATTAAAAGGGGCTACAGACCTTCATCTATTTGGCTAAGAATTCGGCGGATGTGAAACTTTGTTGCAAGCAAAGAAAAATGGATCGTGGGCAACAGAAAATTGATCAACTTCTGTAAGGACATATGGTTGGATCATCTTCCATTGCAAGTTTGTCGAAATTGATGATAGAATTTTTCAAGATACTAAAGCAAAGGTATCAGACTTTATTTCTAACTTTGGGTGGCACATTTCAAATGTTCACTCAAGGGCCTTAGGCGATGCGTTTGAGGCTGCTATGTTGGTGAAGATCACCTTTATCAGGTAGTGGAAAAGTGTTTTCGGAGTCTCACGCCGTTTAGGAATTTCAACTATTTGTCAACCTGGGATGATATAAGGAGACGAAATCCAAAGGTCCCTTGGACTCCCATTATTTGGTTTAGGAACTTGTTGCCCCACAGTCA is part of the Macadamia integrifolia cultivar HAES 741 chromosome 9, SCU_Mint_v3, whole genome shotgun sequence genome and encodes:
- the LOC122090144 gene encoding 3-ketoacyl-CoA synthase 11-like: MTEPTSQTPLMTPSSSRKLPDFKKSIKLKYVKLGYHYLITHGMFLFLSPLVVLIAAQLSTFSMQDILDIWDHLRFNLVSVILCSTLLVFLSTLYFLTRPRPVYLVNFSCYKPEDARKCTRQLFMEQTMSTGTFTQENLEFQRKILERSGLGQSTYLPEAVLRNPPNPSMTLARKEAEAVMFGALDQLLEKTKLKPKDIGILIVNCSLFNPTPSLSAMVINHYKLRGNIISYNLGGMGCSAGLISIDLAKDLLQVHPNSYALVISMENITLNWYVGNDRSMLVSNCLFRMGGAAILLSNKRSDRRRSKYQLVNTVRTHKGADDKCFSCVTQEEDSTGRVGVSLSKDLMAVAGDALKTNITTLGPLVLPMSEQFLFFGTLVGRKLLKMKIKPYIPDFKLAFEHFCIHAGGRAVLDELEKNLQLTDWHMEPSRMTLYRFGNTSSSSLWYELAYSEAKGRMKRGDRTWQIAFGSGFKCNSAVWKALRTINPAKEKNPWMDEIDQFPVIVPKVAHV